In bacterium YEK0313, one genomic interval encodes:
- the fbaA_1 gene encoding Fructose-bisphosphate aldolase class 2, which translates to MARITLRQLLDHAAEHQYGVPAFNINNMEQALSIMEAANAVDAPVIIQASRGARSYANDIMLKHMMDAVTEIYPHIPVCVHLDHGNEPATCMTAIQAGFTSVMMDGSLKADGKTPGDWDYNVGVTKTVTDMAHLGGISVEGELGVLGSLETGEGEKEDGHGAEGKLSHDQLLTNPDEAVKFVKETKVDALAIAMGTSHGAYKFSRKPDGKVLAMHVIEEIHRKLPTTHLVMHGSSSVPQELQDIINTYGGQMKPTWGVPVEEIQRGIRHGVRKINIDTDNRMAMTGQIRKVLAESPSEFDPRKYLKPAMEAMTKLCRQRLEEFNTAGQASKIKRIITLADMAKRYAKGELDPKVA; encoded by the coding sequence ATGGCACGCATCACGCTTCGCCAGCTTCTCGACCACGCCGCCGAGCATCAGTACGGCGTGCCGGCCTTCAACATCAACAATATGGAGCAGGCCCTCTCGATCATGGAGGCGGCCAACGCCGTCGACGCTCCGGTGATCATCCAGGCCTCGCGCGGCGCCAGGTCCTATGCCAACGACATCATGCTGAAGCACATGATGGACGCGGTCACCGAGATCTATCCGCACATTCCGGTCTGCGTGCATCTCGACCATGGCAACGAGCCGGCGACCTGCATGACCGCCATCCAGGCCGGTTTCACCTCCGTCATGATGGACGGCTCGCTGAAGGCCGACGGCAAGACCCCCGGCGACTGGGACTACAATGTCGGCGTCACCAAGACGGTGACCGACATGGCCCATCTCGGCGGCATCTCCGTCGAGGGCGAGCTCGGCGTGCTCGGCTCGCTGGAGACCGGCGAGGGTGAGAAGGAAGACGGTCACGGCGCCGAGGGCAAGCTCAGCCACGACCAGTTGCTGACCAATCCCGATGAGGCCGTGAAGTTCGTCAAGGAGACCAAGGTCGACGCGCTGGCGATCGCCATGGGCACGTCGCACGGTGCCTACAAGTTCTCGCGCAAGCCGGACGGCAAGGTCCTGGCCATGCATGTCATCGAGGAAATCCACCGCAAGCTGCCGACGACCCACCTCGTCATGCACGGCTCGTCGTCGGTGCCGCAGGAGCTGCAGGACATCATCAACACCTACGGCGGCCAGATGAAGCCGACCTGGGGCGTGCCGGTGGAGGAGATCCAGCGCGGCATCCGCCACGGCGTGCGCAAGATCAACATCGACACCGACAATCGCATGGCGATGACCGGCCAGATCCGCAAGGTGCTCGCCGAGAGCCCGAGCGAGTTCGATCCGCGCAAATATTTGAAGCCGGCAATGGAAGCGATGACCAAGCTCTGCCGCCAGCGCCTGGAGGAATTCAACACCGCCGGCCAGGCCTCGAAGATCAAGAGGATCATCACGCTCGCCGACATGGCCAAGCGTTATGCCAAGGGCGAGCTCGATCCGAAGGTCGCCTGA
- the pgk_1 gene encoding Phosphoglycerate kinase, whose translation MSSFRTLDAADVSGKRVLVRVDLNVPMENGEVTDVTRLERIVPTLVTLADRGAKVIILAHFGRPKGVDPSQSLKPVVPALAHVLKRPVAFAEDCIGEVARKAVEAIKPGEILVLENTRFHKGEEKNDPDFVKALAENGDLWVADAFSAAHRAHASTEGLGHVLPAYAGLTMQAELEALTKALDKPKRPVVAVVGGAKVSSKIDLLENLVTKVDALVIGGGMANTFLHAQGVKVGKSLAEKDLAETALRIMEKAEAAKCAIILPVDATIAYHFQANAPAFAYGLDAIPHDAMILDVGPQSITRIQGAIDDAATLVWNGPLGAFELPPFDKGTVAAARHAAERTAKGKLLSVAGGGDTVAALNQAHAADRFSYVSTAGGAFLEWLEGKPLPGVEVLRS comes from the coding sequence ATGAGCTCTTTCCGCACCCTCGACGCAGCCGATGTCAGCGGCAAACGCGTCCTCGTCCGTGTCGACCTGAACGTTCCCATGGAGAACGGCGAGGTGACCGACGTGACCCGGCTGGAGCGCATCGTGCCGACCCTGGTCACCTTGGCCGACCGCGGTGCGAAGGTGATCATCCTCGCCCATTTCGGCCGGCCCAAGGGTGTCGATCCCAGCCAGTCGCTGAAGCCCGTCGTGCCGGCGCTCGCCCACGTCCTGAAGCGCCCGGTGGCTTTTGCCGAGGACTGCATCGGCGAGGTCGCGCGCAAGGCGGTCGAGGCCATCAAGCCGGGCGAGATCCTGGTGCTGGAGAATACCCGGTTCCACAAGGGCGAGGAAAAGAACGATCCCGATTTCGTCAAGGCGCTGGCCGAGAACGGCGATCTCTGGGTGGCCGACGCCTTTTCCGCCGCGCATCGCGCCCACGCTTCGACCGAAGGCCTCGGCCATGTCCTGCCGGCCTATGCCGGGCTGACCATGCAGGCCGAGCTGGAGGCGCTGACGAAAGCGCTCGACAAGCCGAAGCGGCCGGTGGTCGCGGTGGTCGGTGGCGCCAAGGTGTCCTCCAAGATCGACCTTCTGGAGAACCTCGTGACCAAGGTCGATGCCTTGGTCATCGGCGGCGGCATGGCCAACACCTTCCTGCACGCTCAAGGGGTGAAGGTCGGCAAGTCGCTGGCCGAGAAGGATCTGGCCGAGACGGCGCTGCGCATCATGGAGAAGGCCGAGGCCGCCAAATGCGCGATCATCCTGCCGGTCGATGCCACCATTGCCTATCATTTCCAGGCCAATGCGCCGGCCTTCGCCTACGGCCTCGACGCCATTCCGCATGATGCCATGATCCTCGATGTCGGCCCGCAGTCGATCACCCGGATCCAGGGCGCCATCGACGATGCCGCGACGCTTGTGTGGAACGGTCCGCTCGGCGCCTTCGAGCTGCCGCCCTTCGACAAGGGCACGGTGGCGGCGGCGCGCCATGCCGCCGAGCGCACGGCCAAGGGCAAGCTGCTGTCGGTAGCCGGCGGCGGCGACACCGTGGCCGCGCTCAATCAGGCCCATGCGGCCGATCGCTTCAGCTATGTCTCGACCGCCGGCGGCGCCTTCCTCGAATGGCTCGAAGGCAAGCCCCTGCCGGGCGTCGAGGTGCTTCGGAGCTGA
- the gap_1 gene encoding Glyceraldehyde-3-phosphate dehydrogenase: MTVRVFINGFGRIGRNVLRAIVEGKRKDIEVVGINDLGPVETNAHLLRFDSVHGRFPAEVSVDGDHIVVAGKRIKVTAIKDPAELPHKALNVDVAMECTGIFTTRDKAAAHLKAGAKRVLVSAPCDGADLTVVYGVNHDKLTKDHVVVSNASCTTNCLAPVVSVLHKAVGIDKGFMTTIHAYTGDQPTLDTMHKDLYRARAAALSMIPTSTGAAKAIGLVIPELKGRLDGTSIRVPTPNVSVVDFKFMAKRKTTVEKINEAILKAAKRGALKGILGVTDQPNVSIDMNHDPHSSIFALDQTKVMDEKFVRILSWYDNEWGFSNRMSDTAVALAKLI, from the coding sequence ATGACCGTTCGCGTCTTCATCAACGGCTTCGGCCGCATCGGCCGCAATGTCCTGCGCGCCATCGTCGAGGGCAAGCGCAAGGATATCGAGGTCGTCGGCATCAACGATCTCGGCCCGGTGGAGACCAATGCGCACCTCCTGCGCTTCGACTCGGTGCACGGCCGCTTTCCGGCCGAGGTGTCGGTTGACGGCGACCACATCGTCGTCGCCGGCAAGCGCATCAAGGTGACGGCGATCAAGGATCCGGCCGAGCTGCCGCACAAGGCGCTGAACGTCGATGTCGCCATGGAGTGCACCGGCATCTTCACGACCCGCGACAAGGCCGCTGCGCATCTGAAGGCCGGCGCCAAGCGCGTGCTCGTTTCCGCGCCCTGCGACGGCGCCGACCTGACCGTGGTCTACGGTGTCAACCACGACAAGCTGACCAAGGATCACGTGGTCGTGTCGAACGCGTCCTGCACCACCAACTGCCTCGCCCCGGTGGTGTCCGTGCTGCACAAGGCGGTCGGCATCGACAAGGGCTTCATGACCACGATCCATGCCTATACCGGCGACCAGCCGACGCTGGACACCATGCACAAGGATCTCTACCGCGCCCGCGCCGCGGCGCTGTCGATGATCCCGACCTCGACCGGCGCGGCCAAGGCGATCGGCCTCGTCATTCCCGAGCTGAAGGGCCGCCTCGACGGCACTTCGATCCGCGTGCCGACGCCGAATGTCTCGGTCGTCGACTTCAAGTTCATGGCCAAGCGCAAGACCACGGTCGAGAAGATCAACGAGGCCATCCTGAAGGCGGCCAAGCGCGGCGCGCTGAAGGGCATTCTCGGCGTTACCGATCAGCCGAACGTCTCGATCGACATGAACCATGATCCGCATTCGTCGATCTTCGCGCTCGACCAGACCAAGGTGATGGACGAGAAGTTCGTCCGCATCCTGTCCTGGTACGACAACGAGTGGGGCTTCTCGAACCGCATGAGCGATACCGCCGTTGCCCTCGCCAAGCTGATCTGA
- the tktA_1 gene encoding Transketolase 1 has translation MPSEIASRDKLRHMANAIRALAMDAVEQAKSGHPGMPMGTADIATVLFSRFLKFDAAEPGWADRDRFVLSAGHGSMLIYALLYLTGAPEMTLDEIKRFRQLGSKTPGHPENFITRGVETTTGPLGQGIATSVGMALAENMLAAEFGKKAVDHYTYVIASDGDLMEGVSQEAIAMAGHWKLNKLIVLFDDNDISIDGPLSIADSVDQVKRFQAAGWRAERIDGHDPDAIAAAIERARKSSKPTLIACKTVIGYGAPKKAGTSKAHGEPLGADELKAAKEKLGIGPEPFSVPADILAAWREVGRRGVAARREWEARIAALPAKKRSELERRLRGERPAKLAKALAAHKKALIAQPQNIATRKSSELAIEAIVPAMPEFLAGSADLTGSNNTKAKSAVAFSAKTPKGRYIHYGIREHGMAAAMNGIALHGGFAPNGATFLVFTDYARPAMRLAALMGTGVVYVMTHDSIGLGEDGPTHQPVEHLAALRAIPNMRVFRPADAVEVAECWELALNRTDGPTVLALTRQNLPQLRTEVKANRSAEGAYELFGAEGGKAQVTLFATGSEVEIAVGARKLLAEKGVRARVVSVPSLDLFMSLPAETRAKVVGEAPVKIAIEAAVRQGWDALIGPDGIFVGMTGFGASAPYKELYRHFGITAEAVAEAALARVG, from the coding sequence ATGCCGTCTGAAATCGCGTCGCGAGACAAACTCCGGCACATGGCCAATGCGATCCGCGCCTTGGCCATGGATGCCGTCGAGCAAGCCAAGTCGGGCCATCCCGGCATGCCCATGGGCACGGCCGACATCGCGACGGTGCTGTTCAGCCGGTTCCTGAAATTCGACGCCGCCGAGCCCGGCTGGGCCGACCGCGACCGCTTCGTGCTTTCGGCCGGCCACGGCTCGATGCTGATCTATGCGCTGCTCTACCTGACCGGCGCGCCGGAAATGACCCTCGACGAGATCAAGCGGTTCCGCCAGCTCGGCTCGAAGACGCCGGGGCATCCGGAGAATTTCATCACCCGCGGCGTCGAAACCACCACGGGCCCGCTTGGCCAGGGCATCGCGACCTCGGTCGGCATGGCGCTTGCCGAGAATATGCTGGCCGCCGAATTCGGCAAGAAGGCCGTCGACCACTATACCTATGTGATCGCTTCCGACGGCGACCTCATGGAAGGCGTGTCGCAGGAAGCGATCGCCATGGCCGGGCATTGGAAGCTGAACAAGCTGATCGTGCTGTTCGACGACAACGACATTTCCATCGACGGCCCGCTGTCGATCGCCGACAGCGTCGACCAGGTGAAACGGTTCCAGGCCGCCGGCTGGCGTGCCGAACGCATCGACGGCCACGATCCGGATGCCATCGCCGCGGCGATCGAACGCGCCAGGAAGTCGAGCAAGCCGACGCTGATCGCCTGCAAGACGGTCATCGGCTACGGCGCGCCGAAGAAGGCGGGCACCTCGAAGGCCCATGGCGAGCCGCTGGGCGCCGACGAGCTGAAGGCGGCGAAGGAAAAGCTCGGCATCGGCCCCGAGCCGTTCAGCGTCCCCGCCGATATCCTCGCCGCCTGGCGCGAGGTGGGGCGGCGCGGCGTCGCGGCCCGCAGGGAGTGGGAAGCGCGGATCGCGGCGCTGCCGGCCAAGAAGCGCTCCGAGCTCGAGCGCCGCCTCCGCGGCGAGCGGCCGGCCAAGCTCGCCAAGGCGCTGGCCGCCCACAAGAAGGCGCTAATCGCCCAGCCGCAGAACATCGCCACGCGCAAGTCGTCCGAGCTCGCGATCGAGGCGATCGTCCCGGCCATGCCGGAATTCCTGGCCGGTTCGGCCGACCTGACCGGCTCGAACAACACCAAGGCCAAGTCGGCCGTGGCCTTTTCGGCCAAGACGCCCAAGGGCCGCTACATCCACTACGGCATTCGCGAGCACGGCATGGCCGCGGCCATGAACGGCATCGCGCTGCATGGGGGCTTTGCGCCGAACGGGGCGACCTTCCTGGTGTTCACCGACTATGCGCGGCCCGCCATGAGGCTCGCCGCGCTCATGGGCACCGGCGTCGTCTACGTCATGACCCACGATTCCATCGGCCTCGGCGAGGACGGCCCGACCCATCAGCCGGTCGAGCATCTCGCCGCGCTCAGGGCAATCCCCAACATGCGGGTGTTCCGTCCCGCCGACGCGGTCGAAGTGGCCGAGTGCTGGGAGCTCGCCTTGAACCGCACGGACGGCCCGACCGTTCTGGCGCTCACCCGCCAGAACCTGCCGCAGCTGCGCACCGAGGTGAAGGCGAATCGCAGTGCCGAGGGCGCCTACGAACTGTTCGGCGCCGAAGGCGGCAAGGCCCAGGTGACGCTGTTCGCGACCGGCTCCGAGGTCGAGATCGCCGTCGGCGCCCGCAAGCTGCTGGCCGAAAAGGGCGTGCGCGCGCGCGTCGTCTCGGTGCCCTCGCTCGATCTGTTCATGAGCCTTCCGGCCGAGACGCGCGCCAAGGTCGTCGGCGAGGCGCCGGTCAAGATTGCGATCGAAGCCGCGGTCCGCCAGGGCTGGGACGCGCTGATCGGCCCCGACGGCATCTTCGTCGGCATGACCGGCTTCGGCGCGTCGGCGCCGTACAAGGAACTCTACCGGCATTTCGGCATTACCGCTGAGGCGGTGGCCGAGGCGGCGCTGGCGCGAGTCGGCTGA
- a CDS encoding Tripartite tricarboxylate transporter family receptor: MDRRHVMAGLAGFPLFARAGAARAQADWPSQTVRMVVPFPPGGQGDLAARPVAQSLERILGRPVVVDNRGGAGGAIGNTAVVRAQPDGHTLLMTLSSLAVLPEADRLMGRPVQYEVDQLVPVARVLADPTVLAVHAKAPWRDVAELVADAKARPGLIPYGSSGPYGTLHVSMEMFTTNAGIRLNHIPYRGAGPALTDLISGNIHALASAPGVLKPQVEAGTVRVLANFGAERVPSFPDTPTFKELGYADVEFYIWAGLFAPAGVPPEVLARLREAMRQTMADPAVRAVFDKAGSPPAYLDAPDFARFVAADSARLIAAVKKIGRVEGG; encoded by the coding sequence ATGGATCGCCGTCACGTCATGGCCGGCTTGGCCGGTTTTCCGCTGTTTGCCAGGGCCGGAGCGGCCCGTGCGCAGGCCGACTGGCCATCGCAGACCGTCCGCATGGTCGTGCCGTTTCCGCCGGGCGGGCAGGGCGATCTGGCCGCCCGCCCGGTCGCCCAGTCGCTCGAGCGCATCCTCGGCCGGCCGGTTGTCGTCGACAACCGGGGCGGGGCCGGCGGAGCGATCGGCAATACGGCGGTGGTGCGCGCGCAGCCCGACGGTCACACCCTGCTGATGACCCTGTCGTCGCTCGCGGTCCTGCCCGAGGCGGACCGGCTGATGGGCCGGCCGGTGCAATATGAGGTGGATCAGCTCGTGCCGGTCGCCCGGGTGCTGGCCGATCCGACCGTGCTGGCGGTCCATGCCAAGGCGCCCTGGCGCGACGTCGCCGAACTGGTCGCGGATGCCAAGGCGCGTCCGGGCCTGATCCCCTATGGATCCTCGGGCCCCTACGGCACGCTGCACGTCTCGATGGAAATGTTCACGACCAATGCCGGCATCCGGCTGAACCACATTCCCTATCGCGGCGCGGGGCCAGCCCTGACCGATCTGATCTCCGGCAACATCCATGCGCTCGCCTCGGCGCCCGGCGTGCTGAAGCCGCAGGTCGAGGCCGGCACGGTGCGCGTGCTCGCCAATTTCGGCGCCGAGCGGGTGCCAAGCTTCCCGGATACGCCGACCTTCAAGGAACTCGGTTATGCCGATGTCGAGTTCTATATCTGGGCCGGCCTGTTCGCGCCGGCCGGCGTGCCGCCGGAGGTGCTCGCGCGGCTGCGCGAGGCGATGCGCCAGACCATGGCCGATCCCGCCGTCCGGGCCGTGTTCGACAAGGCCGGCAGTCCGCCCGCCTATCTCGACGCGCCGGATTTCGCCCGGTTCGTCGCCGCCGATTCGGCGCGGCTGATCGCGGCTGTGAAGAAAATCGGCCGTGTGGAGGGTGGTTGA
- a CDS encoding Ureidoglycolate lyase has protein sequence MRLATIEVKGERRVAILSEDGASVRPLASGAAPSMLAAIAAWPKLSAGIETHLEAPVARETVRLLAPIPRPGRNIFCVGKNYHEHAKEFARSGFDSTAKEIVPEAPVVFSKPPSAVIGPDETILGSLDPTASVDYEGELAVVIGAGGRGIAKAEAMKHVFGYTIVNDVTARTLQQKHRQWLIGKGIDTFCPMGPVILTADAVADPAGMTLKTWVNGELRQDAVVADLIFDIPTLIETISSVIALEPGDVIATGTPVGVGIGFSPPKYLAAGDVVAIEIAGIGRLENPVA, from the coding sequence GTGCGGCTTGCGACCATCGAAGTCAAAGGCGAGCGGCGTGTCGCCATTTTGAGCGAGGACGGCGCGTCCGTCCGGCCGCTTGCGAGTGGCGCGGCGCCCTCCATGCTGGCCGCCATTGCCGCCTGGCCCAAGCTCAGTGCCGGCATCGAGACGCATCTGGAGGCCCCGGTGGCGCGCGAGACGGTGCGTCTGCTGGCGCCCATCCCGCGCCCGGGCCGCAATATCTTCTGCGTCGGCAAGAACTATCACGAGCACGCCAAGGAATTCGCCCGCAGCGGCTTCGACTCGACGGCCAAGGAAATCGTGCCCGAGGCGCCTGTCGTGTTTTCCAAGCCGCCCAGTGCCGTCATCGGGCCTGACGAGACCATTCTCGGGTCGCTCGATCCGACCGCTTCGGTCGATTACGAAGGCGAGCTCGCGGTCGTCATCGGCGCCGGCGGCCGGGGCATCGCCAAGGCTGAGGCGATGAAGCATGTCTTCGGCTATACGATCGTCAACGACGTCACCGCGCGGACGCTGCAGCAGAAGCACCGGCAGTGGCTGATCGGCAAGGGCATCGACACGTTCTGTCCGATGGGCCCGGTGATTCTGACCGCGGACGCGGTGGCTGATCCCGCCGGCATGACGCTGAAGACCTGGGTCAATGGCGAACTGCGCCAGGACGCGGTGGTGGCCGACCTCATCTTCGACATTCCGACGCTGATCGAAACGATCTCGTCGGTGATCGCGCTCGAGCCTGGCGACGTGATCGCCACCGGTACGCCGGTTGGCGTCGGCATTGGCTTCTCGCCGCCGAAATATCTCGCCGCCGGCGATGTGGTCGCCATCGAGATCGCCGGCATCGGCCGGCTGGAGAACCCGGTGGCCTGA
- the zapA gene encoding Cell division protein ZapA, with translation MAHVNVTINGRQFRMACDDGQEDHLHNLAAEVNAKVEQLKGAFGEIGDTRLTVMAAIMTADEVVDMRRRLESAEAELTELRESRGQLQARAEARETSIARALDEAAATIERVVGQLNASPRAAG, from the coding sequence ATGGCTCATGTCAATGTGACCATCAACGGCCGCCAGTTCCGCATGGCCTGCGACGACGGCCAGGAGGACCATCTGCACAACCTCGCAGCCGAGGTGAATGCCAAGGTCGAGCAGCTGAAGGGGGCCTTCGGAGAGATCGGCGATACCCGCCTCACCGTCATGGCCGCCATCATGACCGCCGACGAAGTCGTCGACATGCGCCGCCGGCTGGAGAGCGCGGAAGCCGAGCTCACCGAGCTGCGCGAAAGCCGCGGGCAGTTGCAGGCGCGCGCGGAAGCACGCGAAACCTCCATTGCCAGAGCGCTGGACGAGGCCGCTGCGACCATCGAGCGGGTCGTCGGCCAGCTCAATGCCTCGCCGCGCGCGGCGGGCTGA
- the rpsA gene encoding 30S ribosomal protein S1 has protein sequence MASATSMNPTRDDFAALLAESFGKTEMNEGSVVKGTVVGIEKDLAIIDVGLKTEGRVALKEFTGPGREGEIKVGDVVEVYLERVENALGEAVISRDKARREESWVKLEKAFTANEKVTGTIFNTVKGGYTVDLDGAVAFLPRSQVDIRPIRDVGPLMNSPQPFQILKMDRRRGNIVVSRRTVLEETRAEQRHELVQNLEEGQIIDGVVKNITDYGAFVDLGGIDGLLHVTDIAWRRVNHPSEVLAIGQTVKVKIVKINHETHRISLGMKQLLDDPWQGIEAKYPINAKFKGRVTNITDYGAFVELEPGIEGLIHVSEMSWTKKNVHPGKIVSTSQEVEVSILEVDSSKRRISLGLKQTLQNPWEAFVEKFPIGSIVEGEVKNKTEFGLFLGLEGDVDGMVHLSDLDWNRPGEQVIEEFKKGDVIRAQVLDVDVEKERISLGLKQVGGDPFADAGELRKGQIVTCEVIDVKEGGIDVKLTGTDLSTFVKRSELARDRADQRPERFAPGEKVDARVVMFDRKARKVQVSIKALEVAEEKEAMAQYGSADSGASLGDILGAALKARGEKK, from the coding sequence ATGGCAAGCGCCACCAGCATGAACCCCACGCGCGACGATTTCGCCGCGCTGCTCGCCGAAAGCTTCGGCAAGACCGAAATGAACGAAGGTTCCGTCGTCAAGGGAACCGTGGTCGGGATCGAAAAGGATCTCGCCATCATCGATGTCGGCCTGAAGACCGAAGGCCGCGTCGCGCTGAAGGAATTCACCGGCCCGGGCCGCGAAGGCGAGATCAAGGTCGGCGACGTCGTCGAGGTCTATCTGGAGCGCGTCGAGAATGCGCTCGGCGAAGCCGTCATCTCGCGCGACAAGGCGCGCCGCGAGGAAAGCTGGGTCAAGCTGGAAAAGGCCTTCACGGCCAATGAGAAGGTCACCGGCACGATCTTCAACACGGTCAAGGGTGGCTACACCGTCGATCTCGACGGCGCCGTGGCCTTCCTGCCGCGCAGCCAGGTCGACATCCGTCCGATCCGCGACGTCGGCCCGCTGATGAATTCGCCGCAGCCGTTCCAGATCCTGAAGATGGACCGCCGTCGCGGCAATATCGTCGTGTCGCGCCGCACCGTGCTCGAGGAAACCCGCGCCGAGCAGCGTCACGAGCTCGTGCAGAACCTCGAAGAGGGCCAGATCATCGACGGCGTCGTCAAGAACATCACCGACTACGGTGCGTTCGTCGACCTCGGCGGCATCGACGGCCTGCTGCACGTCACCGACATTGCCTGGCGCCGCGTCAACCATCCCTCGGAGGTCCTTGCGATCGGCCAGACCGTCAAGGTCAAGATCGTCAAGATCAACCACGAGACGCACCGCATCTCGCTCGGCATGAAGCAGTTGCTCGACGATCCGTGGCAGGGCATCGAGGCCAAGTACCCGATCAATGCCAAGTTCAAGGGCCGGGTCACCAACATCACCGACTACGGCGCCTTCGTGGAGCTGGAGCCGGGCATCGAGGGCCTCATCCACGTCTCCGAGATGAGCTGGACCAAGAAGAACGTCCATCCGGGCAAGATCGTCTCCACCTCGCAGGAAGTGGAAGTGTCGATCCTGGAGGTCGATTCCTCCAAGCGGCGCATCTCGCTGGGCCTCAAGCAGACCTTGCAGAATCCGTGGGAAGCCTTCGTCGAGAAGTTCCCGATCGGCTCGATCGTCGAGGGCGAGGTCAAGAACAAAACCGAGTTCGGTCTGTTCCTGGGCCTGGAAGGCGACGTGGACGGCATGGTCCACCTCTCCGATCTCGACTGGAACCGTCCGGGCGAGCAGGTGATCGAGGAGTTCAAGAAGGGCGACGTGATCCGCGCCCAGGTCCTCGACGTCGACGTGGAGAAGGAGCGCATCTCGCTCGGCCTGAAGCAGGTCGGCGGCGATCCGTTCGCTGACGCCGGCGAGCTGCGCAAGGGTCAGATCGTGACCTGCGAAGTGATCGACGTGAAGGAAGGCGGCATCGACGTGAAGCTGACCGGCACCGATCTCTCGACCTTCGTGAAGCGGTCCGAGCTTGCCCGTGACCGCGCCGACCAGCGCCCCGAGCGCTTCGCCCCCGGCGAGAAGGTCGATGCCCGCGTCGTCATGTTCGACCGCAAGGCCCGCAAGGTCCAGGTGTCGATCAAGGCGCTGGAAGTGGCCGAGGAGAAGGAAGCCATGGCCCAGTACGGCTCGGCCGACTCGGGCGCCTCGCTCGGCGACATCCTCGGCGCCGCCCTCAAGGCGCGCGGCGAAAAGAAGTAA
- the echA6 gene encoding putative enoyl-CoA hydratase echA6 has protein sequence MAAELSQTFNERVHVALADGVADVRLARPDKLNALDGGMFDALVAAGEALARQQGLRAVVLSGEGKGFCAGLDMSLFQSMASGGSVLGDLRARSHGPANHAQHAVLVWRSLPVPVIAAVHGVALGGGLQIALGADLRYVAPDARLSVLEVKWGLVPDMAGMALMRQLARADVVRELTLTGRIFSGTEALALGFATAVHDDPHAAALATAREIAGRSPDAVRAAKRLLNLADDAGLAAVLQAESDEQSALIGSANQIEAVLAGVAKRPTDFRDPPV, from the coding sequence ATGGCCGCTGAACTCAGCCAGACCTTCAACGAGCGCGTGCATGTCGCGCTGGCCGACGGCGTCGCCGACGTCCGGCTCGCCCGGCCCGACAAGCTGAATGCACTCGATGGCGGCATGTTCGACGCGCTGGTCGCCGCGGGCGAAGCGCTGGCGCGCCAGCAAGGCCTCAGGGCCGTGGTGCTCTCGGGAGAAGGCAAAGGGTTCTGCGCCGGGCTCGACATGAGCCTGTTCCAGTCGATGGCCTCGGGCGGCAGCGTGCTGGGCGACCTCAGGGCGCGCAGCCACGGGCCGGCCAACCATGCCCAGCACGCGGTTCTCGTCTGGCGTTCGCTGCCCGTGCCGGTGATCGCCGCGGTGCACGGCGTCGCCCTCGGCGGCGGCCTGCAGATCGCGCTCGGCGCGGACCTGCGCTATGTCGCGCCGGATGCTCGCCTGTCGGTCCTGGAGGTCAAGTGGGGCCTGGTGCCGGACATGGCCGGCATGGCGCTGATGCGCCAACTCGCCCGCGCCGACGTCGTGCGCGAACTGACCCTCACGGGGCGGATCTTTTCGGGCACCGAGGCCCTGGCCCTCGGTTTCGCCACCGCCGTTCACGACGACCCGCATGCCGCCGCGCTCGCGACGGCGCGCGAGATCGCCGGACGAAGCCCTGATGCGGTCAGGGCCGCCAAGCGGCTTCTGAACCTGGCGGACGATGCCGGCCTCGCGGCCGTGCTGCAGGCCGAGTCCGACGAGCAGAGCGCTCTGATCGGCTCGGCCAACCAGATTGAAGCCGTGCTCGCCGGGGTGGCGAAGCGACCGACGGATTTTCGCGATCCGCCGGTCTGA
- a CDS encoding Transglycosylase SLT domain protein yields the protein MSWAAMFAARTATARQPAAVAPAIRTTRVRGNAETIEMTSGVARRVAEVAARHGVPARFAVAVARVESRLRCQAVGRHGELGPLQIKPATARGLGYTGPISALNSCGAGLEWGMRHLAIAYQRCGTSMGAAALHNRGLASSCTRTAYSNAVARVMASL from the coding sequence ATGTCCTGGGCCGCCATGTTCGCCGCCCGCACGGCGACCGCCCGCCAACCTGCGGCGGTGGCGCCCGCCATCCGCACCACGCGGGTCCGCGGCAATGCCGAAACCATCGAAATGACCTCGGGTGTGGCCCGCCGGGTGGCGGAAGTCGCGGCTCGTCATGGCGTGCCGGCGCGCTTCGCCGTGGCGGTTGCGCGCGTCGAGAGCCGCCTGCGTTGCCAGGCCGTCGGCCGCCATGGCGAGCTCGGCCCGCTGCAGATCAAGCCGGCGACCGCTCGCGGCCTCGGCTATACCGGACCGATCTCGGCGCTGAATTCCTGCGGCGCCGGCCTCGAATGGGGCATGCGGCACCTGGCGATCGCCTATCAGCGCTGTGGCACCAGCATGGGCGCCGCCGCCCTGCACAACCGCGGCCTCGCCTCGTCCTGCACCCGCACCGCCTATTCCAATGCGGTGGCCCGGGTGATGGCGAGCCTCTGA